Proteins co-encoded in one Cytophaga hutchinsonii ATCC 33406 genomic window:
- the rocD gene encoding ornithine--oxo-acid transaminase codes for MNTTVSLSQQAIELEDKYGAHNYHPLPVVLAKGEGVHVWDVEGKHYYDFLSAYSAVNQGHCHPRIINALIEQAQTLTLTSRAFYNDKLGEAEKFICDLFGYDKALLMNSGAEANESAIKLARKWGYQVKGIPTDQAVIVAVERNFHGRTTGIISASTDPDSRNNFGPFMPGYQIIPYNDVIALEEALKNPNVCGFWVEPIQGEAGVFVPGDGYLKKAQELCTKYNVILMMDEIQTGCGRTGKLIASNHEGVHPDMLILGKALSGGTYPVSCVLTSDEIMLTIKPGEHGSTFGGNPLACAVLVESLAVLMDEGLIDNAASMGELFRDRMNALKDKCEHVTLVRGKGLLNAIIIKPTADGRTAWDVCMKLMENGLLAKPTHGDIIRFAPPLIITEEQINACCDIIEKTLLEF; via the coding sequence ATGAACACTACTGTATCTCTTAGTCAGCAGGCTATCGAACTCGAAGATAAATATGGCGCACATAACTATCATCCGCTTCCGGTGGTTTTAGCTAAAGGAGAAGGTGTTCATGTATGGGATGTGGAAGGAAAGCATTACTACGATTTCCTTTCTGCGTACAGCGCTGTAAATCAAGGTCACTGTCACCCACGTATTATAAATGCACTGATTGAGCAGGCACAAACGTTAACGCTTACGTCGCGAGCATTTTATAACGATAAATTAGGAGAAGCAGAAAAATTCATCTGCGACCTGTTTGGGTATGATAAAGCGTTATTAATGAATTCAGGCGCGGAAGCAAATGAGTCTGCCATCAAATTAGCCCGTAAGTGGGGCTATCAGGTAAAAGGCATTCCTACAGACCAGGCGGTGATCGTTGCGGTTGAACGCAATTTCCACGGCCGTACAACCGGTATTATCTCCGCTTCTACCGATCCGGATTCAAGAAATAACTTCGGTCCGTTTATGCCGGGCTACCAGATCATTCCTTATAACGATGTAATAGCACTGGAAGAAGCGCTTAAAAATCCAAACGTATGCGGTTTCTGGGTGGAACCGATTCAAGGTGAAGCCGGTGTGTTTGTACCGGGGGATGGCTATCTGAAAAAAGCACAGGAATTGTGTACAAAATACAATGTGATCTTAATGATGGATGAGATCCAGACGGGTTGCGGCAGAACAGGTAAACTGATTGCTTCAAATCACGAAGGGGTGCATCCCGATATGCTGATCTTAGGCAAAGCCTTATCTGGCGGAACGTATCCGGTATCGTGTGTGCTTACTTCGGATGAGATCATGTTAACGATCAAGCCGGGCGAACACGGTTCTACCTTTGGCGGAAATCCATTGGCATGCGCTGTACTTGTTGAATCATTAGCCGTATTGATGGACGAAGGTCTGATCGATAATGCAGCATCTATGGGTGAATTGTTCAGAGACCGCATGAATGCTTTAAAAGACAAATGTGAACACGTTACATTAGTACGTGGCAAAGGCTTGCTGAATGCCATCATCATTAAGCCTACCGCTGATGGCCGTACGGCATGGGATGTTTGTATGAAGCTGATGGAAAATGGTTTGCTTGCCAAACCAACCCATGGTGACATCATCCGCTTTGCTCCGCCATTGATCATTACCGAAGAACAGATCAATGCGTGCTGCGATATTATTGAGAAAACCTTGCTTGAATTTTAA